The Humulus lupulus chromosome 3, drHumLupu1.1, whole genome shotgun sequence genome window below encodes:
- the LOC133825017 gene encoding uncharacterized protein LOC133825017, whose protein sequence is MHEVEIHGAIIDERTQEYDSLNKIITKDAEANVTKEKPSSSKDKTKKRKKNNYKDKKSKKGKRAPKAKENKNDNKSKRKEPKGKCFHCGVEGHWKRNCKKYICELKKER, encoded by the exons atgcatgaagtAGAAATACATGGGGCTATCATTGATGAGCGTACTCAA GAATATGATTCTCTTAACAAAATTATAACTAAAGATGCAGAGGCAAATGTCACTAAAGAGAAACCTTCGTCCTCTaaggataaaaccaagaagaggaagaagaacaattACAAGGACAAGAAGTCCAAGAAAGGAAAGAgagcaccaaaagccaaggagaacaagaatgacaataaATCCAAAAGGAAGGAACCAAAGGGAAAGTGTTTCCACTgcggagttgaaggtcactggaagagaaactgtaaaaagtATATTTGTGAGCTGAAAAAGGAAAGGTAA